A window of Vidua chalybeata isolate OUT-0048 chromosome 27, bVidCha1 merged haplotype, whole genome shotgun sequence contains these coding sequences:
- the ONECUT3 gene encoding one cut domain family member 3, producing the protein MELAMENLGSLHGVPHSQPAELLSPAHGRQSSHRNLVPHGRPAMVSGMASILEGGDYRGEHSLGAPLHPAMSMSCESPSGMSLSSTYTTLTPLQHLPPISTVSEKFHHPHHHHHHHHPHQRLAGNVSGSFTLMRDERSLASMGNLYSHYPKDMPAMGQPLSPLPNGLGSLHNAQQPLAPYGPAGHLPNEKMLSPNGFDSHAAMLSRGEEHLARGLAAPSSAMMPPLNGMHPHGHPHGQPGASLLGERERPAPGAGSQPGGSGQVEEINTKEVAQRITAELKRYSIPQAIFAQRILCRSQGTLSDLLRNPKPWSKLKSGRETFRRMWKWLQEPEFQRMSALRLAACKRKEQEQQKDRSLQPKKQRLVFTDLQRRTLIAIFKENKRPSKEMQMTISQQLGLELNTVSNFFMNARRRCMNRWQEEPGANPGVPSSSTSTFSKA; encoded by the exons ATGGAGCTGGCGATGGAGAACCTGGGCAGCCTGCACGGAGTCCCGCACTCGCAGCCCGCCGAGCTGCTGAGCCCCGCGCACGGGCGGCAGAGCTCGCACCGCAACCTGGTGCCGCACGGCCGGCCCGCCATGGTCTCGGGCATGGCCTCCATCCTGGAGGGGGGCGACTACCGCGGCGAGCACAGCCTGGGAGCCCCGCTGCACCCCGCCATGAGCATGTCCTGCGAGTCGCCCTCCGGCATGAGCCTGAGCAGCACCTACACCACGCTGACtcccctgcagcacctgccGCCCATCTCCACCGTCTCGGAGAAGTTCCACCACCcgcaccaccaccaccaccaccaccacccacACCAGCGCCTGGCCGGCAACGTCAGCGGTAGCTTCACCCTCATGCGCGACGAGCGGAGCTTGGCCTCCATGGGCAACCTCTACAGCCACTACCCCAAGGACATGCCGGCCATGGGGCAGCCCCTATCGCCGCTGCCCAACGGGCTGGGCAGCCTCCACAACGCCCAGCAGCCGCTGGCCCCCTACGGCCCCGCCGGCCACTTGCCCAACGAGAAGATGCTCTCGCCCAACGGCTTCGACTCGCACGCCGCGATGCTGTCCCGGGGCGAGGAGCACCTGGCGCGGGGGCTGGCGGCGCCCAGCTCGGCCATGATGCCGCCGCTCAACGGGATGCACCCGCACGGCCACCCGCACGGCCAGCCCGGAGCCTCGCTGCTGGGCGAGCGGGAGCGCCCGGCGCCCGGCGCCGGCTCCCAGCCCGGCGGCTCCGGGCAGGTGGAGGAGATCAACACCAAGGAGGTGGCCCAGCGGATCACGGCCGAGCTGAAGCGGTACAGCATCCCGCAGGCCATCTTCGCGCAGAGGATCTTGTGCCGCTCCCAGGGGACCCTCTCGGACCTGCTGCGGAACCCCAAGCCCTGGAGTAAGCTCAAGTCCGGCCGGGAGACTTTCCGCAGGATGTGGAAATGGTTGCAGGAGCCGGAATTTCAGAGGATGTCGGCGCTCAGACTGGCAG CTTGCAAACgcaaggagcaggagcagcagaaggacCGGAGCCTGCAGCCCAAGAAGCAGCGCCTGGTCTTCACGGACCTGCAGCGCCGCACCCTGATCGCCATCTTCAAGGAGAACAAGCGCCCGTCCAAGGAGATGCAGATGACcatctcccagcagctgggccTGGAGCTCAACACCGTCAGCAACTTCTTCATGAACGCCCGCCGGCGGTGCATGAACCGCTGGCAGGAGGAGCCAGGCGCCAACCCCGGGGTCCCCTCGTCGTCTACAAGCACTTTCTCCAAAGCATGA